A single region of the Nostoc sp. C052 genome encodes:
- a CDS encoding GIY-YIG nuclease family protein gives MAYPPAVGIALLNPLMGDNLLVGKLPVIPLEEPNQLNLFPEVKPTPARRAEVLVMSADALLKWKAQILDYQQRVRETKPVQQATLFDLAPVHCDPETIDPFTLHLQPMAFYRMPDDFGQAALYFVIDSAAELLLYVGETCRSNKRWRGTHGCKDYISSYRDLHYRYQIETAVNIGFWWDAPVERRTRQTLEQAMIQKFKSPFNKENWERWGQPFK, from the coding sequence ATGGCGTACCCGCCCGCCGTAGGCATCGCACTCCTAAACCCGTTAATGGGGGATAATCTACTGGTTGGCAAACTCCCCGTAATACCCTTGGAAGAACCCAATCAGCTAAACCTATTTCCAGAAGTGAAACCCACACCAGCACGTAGAGCAGAGGTACTGGTGATGAGTGCTGATGCCCTGCTAAAGTGGAAAGCGCAGATTTTGGACTATCAGCAACGGGTGAGGGAAACCAAGCCAGTGCAGCAGGCGACATTATTTGACCTAGCTCCAGTGCATTGTGACCCAGAGACGATAGACCCGTTTACGCTGCATTTACAACCAATGGCTTTTTACCGGATGCCAGATGATTTTGGGCAAGCAGCTTTGTATTTTGTGATTGATTCTGCTGCTGAATTGCTACTTTATGTTGGCGAAACCTGTCGTAGTAACAAACGCTGGCGTGGGACTCATGGCTGTAAAGATTACATCAGCAGTTACCGAGACTTACATTATCGCTATCAGATAGAGACGGCGGTTAATATTGGTTTTTGGTGGGATGCTCCGGTAGAGCGACGCACACGGCAAACTTTAGAACAGGCAATGATTCAAAAATTTAAGTCCCCATTCAACAAGGAAAATTGGGAGCGGTGGGGGCAGCCGTTTAAGTAG
- a CDS encoding class I SAM-dependent methyltransferase yields the protein MVQDDRYTLATGELGAHRLSILNIIHKPYTEFLFRQVGLERGMLVADIGCGTGNVSNWLAQQVGSGGSVFGVDMSAAQLEKAQQNSQAQGLSNIKFTLGNAYDIGLPKESFDLVYCRFLLMHLTRPADALDQMRSLLKPGGLMVCEEADFSCAFCDPPSPAYERCFELFLAISDIRGQHFRLGTTLYRVFQDVGLVAPSVSLVQPVVVRSNTKRLVDLSLFEAVDAFIEAGLTTQEEIDQTIAQIRALAADETTIFCIPRVTQVWAQK from the coding sequence ATGGTGCAAGATGATCGTTATACACTTGCCACAGGGGAGTTAGGCGCACATCGGCTTTCAATCCTCAACATCATCCACAAGCCCTATACAGAATTCTTATTCCGGCAAGTTGGACTTGAGCGAGGAATGTTAGTAGCTGACATTGGTTGCGGAACTGGTAATGTTTCTAACTGGCTGGCCCAACAGGTTGGTTCTGGCGGCTCCGTTTTTGGTGTAGATATGAGTGCTGCACAGCTAGAAAAGGCACAGCAGAATTCACAGGCTCAGGGTTTAAGCAATATAAAATTTACCCTTGGCAATGCCTACGATATAGGATTACCTAAAGAATCTTTTGACTTGGTTTACTGCCGCTTTTTGCTAATGCACTTAACTCGTCCTGCTGATGCACTCGACCAAATGCGATCGCTTCTTAAGCCTGGTGGATTAATGGTGTGCGAGGAAGCAGACTTTAGCTGTGCCTTTTGTGATCCGCCATCCCCAGCTTATGAGCGTTGTTTTGAACTTTTCTTAGCTATCAGCGACATTCGCGGTCAGCATTTTCGTCTTGGAACCACGCTATACCGAGTTTTTCAGGATGTTGGGTTGGTTGCACCATCCGTTTCTTTGGTGCAACCCGTTGTAGTGCGCTCTAACACCAAGCGCCTAGTTGATTTATCATTATTTGAGGCAGTTGATGCTTTCATTGAAGCTGGACTGACAACACAAGAAGAGATTGACCAGACGATTGCCCAAATAAGGGCATTGGCTGCTGACGAAACAACAATATTTTGCATCCCTCGCGTCACGCAGGTTTGGGCGCAAAAATAA
- a CDS encoding Hsp20/alpha crystallin family protein, giving the protein MALVRYNPWQELNALERHINGLLGDTRVPSARFDRDFIKVPAAELQETDDALHLKLELPGLEAKDLDIQVTQNAVHISGERKSQTKTENNGTTRSEFYYGKFQRVIPLSAKVQNTNVTADYKDGILNLTLPKTEQEKNKVVKVNLEQPAA; this is encoded by the coding sequence ATGGCACTAGTTCGTTACAACCCCTGGCAAGAATTGAACGCTTTAGAACGTCACATTAATGGCTTACTTGGAGACACCAGAGTACCATCTGCACGGTTTGACAGAGATTTTATCAAAGTTCCTGCGGCTGAACTACAAGAAACTGATGATGCTCTGCATTTGAAGCTAGAACTGCCAGGACTGGAAGCTAAAGACTTAGATATTCAAGTCACCCAAAATGCTGTTCACATTAGCGGTGAGCGCAAGTCCCAAACTAAAACCGAAAACAATGGCACTACAAGAAGTGAATTCTACTATGGTAAGTTCCAACGTGTAATTCCTCTATCTGCTAAGGTTCAAAATACTAATGTCACCGCAGATTATAAAGACGGTATTTTGAATTTGACACTGCCAAAAACTGAACAAGAAAAGAACAAAGTTGTCAAGGTTAATTTAGAACAACCTGCTGCATAG